A single window of Nocardia sp. NBC_01327 DNA harbors:
- a CDS encoding MspA family porin, whose amino-acid sequence MSNIRGVAVRRWITAAAVVVTGGVVATVTAGSSSADAVADKSRTIVTEDGWSLSVSKLGETVDRVPNLASTPFTREGFVSLRAAADITGHGKSDVRWGVLDTGYQIGCQVDVSNGLHLGLGFSIGPSVGLSIIGPDVGAHASVSPNVSTTLKPGSINTVSFATKSVVDHHASVADDQAEVKVDGCMGPVTLRSFATITISTDTADNSTTVYGDPIWL is encoded by the coding sequence ATGTCGAACATCCGAGGGGTGGCTGTCCGCCGCTGGATAACGGCCGCGGCAGTCGTGGTCACCGGCGGGGTGGTGGCGACGGTGACCGCCGGATCGTCGTCGGCGGATGCGGTGGCAGACAAGTCCCGCACCATCGTCACCGAGGACGGCTGGTCATTGTCTGTATCCAAACTGGGCGAGACCGTAGATCGGGTCCCGAACCTGGCCTCGACCCCGTTCACCAGGGAGGGCTTCGTCTCGCTTCGCGCTGCCGCGGATATCACCGGCCACGGCAAATCCGACGTCAGATGGGGAGTATTGGATACCGGCTACCAGATCGGGTGCCAGGTAGATGTGTCCAACGGACTCCATCTGGGTCTCGGGTTCTCCATCGGACCCTCGGTCGGCCTGAGCATCATCGGCCCCGATGTCGGCGCGCACGCATCGGTCAGTCCCAATGTGTCGACAACTCTGAAACCGGGCTCGATCAACACCGTCTCTTTCGCGACCAAGTCAGTGGTCGACCATCACGCCTCGGTTGCCGACGACCAAGCGGAGGTCAAAGTCGACGGGTGTATGGGTCCGGTCACTTTGCGTTCATTCGCCACCATCACGATATCCACCGACACGGCCGACAATTCCACAACCGTGTACGGCGATCCCATATGGCTCTAG